The Lolium perenne isolate Kyuss_39 chromosome 6, Kyuss_2.0, whole genome shotgun sequence genome segment TGATCATAACCCCCCTTTGTGTCGCTGACATGTGGGGTCCGGGCCCACATGTCAGTCACACAAGGGGGGGGGTTATGATCAAAGGCGCGccaacttggggggggggggggggggttatcaTCAAATGCCCCGCAAAAGACTGGTCCGTGTAAGAAACCTCTGGGTTGTAATTTGTAAACTGTTCCTTTGGTGGGTTGGAGCATTTTCAGCATAACTGCGATGGAGGTGGAGTTCGCAATGTTGATATGGTCCTGCATACGTTAGGAAAACTGTTGTTACATTTTACCTGTAAAGCGAGCTCTGAATGTCTACTATCTTGACAAGATTATTTTtcatggatgcccagcttgctctAGTGTGCTCTAGATTGTAGATGGTTTATTAATTCGATCGTGTGGTGGTTATCTATGGGTAATTTAGACTTGTGATCGGCCGTCACAGAAAGAGTGGTTATAATGTGGGTGGCCGTCGTTTTCTTTCCCCGGTGCTGCTGCGGTGGTTGCTGGCTGGGTATTTTGTTTCCAGGGAGCGGCCGGTGCCGTCCGATGGACCGAATCCACATCGTTTGACTGACTTGTGGATTTTCTGGATGTCTGTAGCTCTATAAAAATGCTGccctgtgttggaaggtgtgctcGGACTCGAACCCGAGCAGCCTTGCTGTCCGCTGAACTGGCCGGTGGCTGCTGCTCTCCCCGCGCGCTCGACGCCGTTGGAGACCAGCTGCTGTGCCGGTTCCTGGCGAAGGAAGCTGTCGCCGTCGCGGGGACGCCCACACGCGCACGCTTGCCTCGCACAGGGGCGCCGCCCAGAGCCGCTCGACGGAGCTGCGCGCTGGCCAAAGCTGCACGCAACTCCGGCGAGAGGGCCTGGTTGACGCCGAAGCCTTTTCCCCGTCGCGCGGTGCTCGCCGTTTTTGCTATTGCAGCGGCGTCGCCACTGCTGTCGGGagaggagagcaggaaagaaaggTAAATGGGCTAGGGTTTCGTGGGGAGCCGGGCGGCAACGACGCGCTGGTTTTGATCCAGCCGGGGTCGTTCCTGGCCATCGGATTGCATCCGACGGCTCGGGTGGTCCTGGCGTTGCAAATGGGCTGTGGCCCAAGAGGGGATCAGGGGGAGCTAATACTGGGCTGGGCCAATTTTGGCCCAGTTCAGCAGGATTATTATGCtaataataaaaaaaaaatttattaGGGCTGAAATAAATATCTTTTCAGGGCTATTTTTCTGGatgaattgattatgcttattatGTTTATTTTAGGCCACAATTTTAATTGTCATGCTTAGTTAATTTACATGTTGATATTACTTTTATTATTTAGTTTATTTATGATTAATGAATTATGGTGATATTTATCACTATAATTATTATGTGATAATGCTTCCGCTGCAAAATAAAGTTTATGGATCCTCAAATAAAGTGTGGTTTTATGCCTTGTCATTCTGACCAAAGTTGTTTGACGGGCATTTTAACTGCAAAATTCTTTTATTGGTCTGTTTCACTTCTGGCCAAAGCTGATGTGAACCGGTCGGTAAAAGAAAATAATGAATGAGGATCATTAATGTGTGGCTTCTATTTATCAATTTGGCCAAAGCTAATTGATGAATATTTGTCCACAAAATTTTGTTGTTCATTTTCATCTCTGGCCAAAGCTGATTtgaatttgatcaataaaatttaatgatgattatgatgatgcttACTAAAGCATTTTAAATTTTTCTTTTGCAGCAACTAATGTCTCTAATATTGCTGGAATGCTAAATGGCATCGAACAGCTAAATGGCAGCAATTATGTCACGTGGAAGGAGAAGCTTGAGATCACTATGGCCTTACTCAATATTGATTATGCTCTCCTTAATGATCCTCCTGAGGTGCCTAAAGAAAATAATGAAAATTATGAAGCCCTCAAGAAGGAATATGACATTATTAAGGCTAAGTGGGATGACTCTAATCGCAAGTGCCTTATGATGATAAAGGGCTCCATTACACAGAGTATGAGGGGAGCCCTTCCTGATTGTGAGACAGCAAAAGGGTACTTTGCAAAAATTGAGCATCAATTTAAAGGGTCTTCTAAAGTTTATGCAACAAGTCTTATCAGAAGGCTAATTGATGAAAAATATGATCCCACTGGAAGTCTTCGAGAGCATATTATGAAAAAGTGCAACATGGCCGCCAAACTAAAGTCAATGGAGATggaaatctctaatggtttcctcGTCCATTTTATTATGTCATCTTTGCCCCCACAATTTGATCCATTTATGATCAACTATAATGCGATGGATGTTAAATGGGAGATTGATGAAATGATGGCGCGATGtgtgcaagaagaagaaaggctTAAGGCTGACAGAATTGATCATGTTAATCAGTTTGGTCATTCACAAAAGAAGAAGTATAGAAAATTTGTGAATGAATATGTGAAGCCCAAGCCTTATAAGTTCAAGGAAAAAGGCCAATCCTCAAAAGGTTCACAAAGAAAGAAGCCGAGAAAAAGCGCCTAATGTCAAGGAAATAATTCCAATGCTTGCCACTTTTGTGGAAAAGGTGGGCATAGGCGAAAGGATTGTTTTGGCTTCAAGAGATGGCTCAAAGAAAGAGGTACCGACACTATTACTGTTGTTGAAGAATCCCTTTATGTTAATTATGCCACCAATACTTGGTGGATTGATTCAGGTGCAACAATTCATGTTGTAAATTCGTTGCAGGGATTCAATATGAGGAAGACCCTAAAAAGAGGGGAAAGAACAATTAGAGTTGCTAATGGTGTTGAAGCTTATGCCGAGGCGATTGGAGACTTCACTCTTACACTTCATGGCGGTTTTAAGCTTCAGCTAAATAATGTTCTTTATGTACCCTCGATGAAACGGAATTTAGTTTCCGTCTCATGTTTAGATGATGATAGTTATGAGTGTCACTTTGGGAATAAGCAGTGTATAATTATGTATGACAATAATAATGTTGGCCTTGCCTGTCGACACGACAAACTTTATGTAATTTCCCTTTGTGATGATATAAATAATGTGGGTTCTACCTCAAATATAAATGTCGGTACCAAACGCAAACGTAATAATAATGAGACTTCTTCGAAATTATGGCACTATCgtttaggccatatttcgagggggaggATTGAGCGTCTCATTAAAGAtcaagttcttccttctcttgattTTTCGAATGCGGATGTTGATCATTGTATCGACTGCATCAAAGGAAAATATGCCAAGAAAATTAAGAAAGGTGCAAACCGAAGCACGGGAGTTTTGGAATTAATTCATACGGATATATGTGGTCCGTTTAATGTGAGATCGGTGGACGGTTATAATTCATTCATAACGTTCACTGATGATTTCTCCCGTTATGGATATAtttatcaaatcaaagaaaaatcagtAGGCATTAGACAAGTTCAAGATTTTCAAAGCTGAGGTTGAAAATCAATGTAATAAAAGAATTAAAGTTGTAAGATCAGATCGTGGTGGTGAATACTACGCAGACATGCAACTTATGGTCAAATTCCTGGACCATTTGCAAAATTCTTACAGGAAAATGGCATTGCCGCCCAATACTCAGCACCGGGTGAACCTCAGCAAAACGGGGTGGCTGAAAGGAGAAACCGCACACTTATGGATATGGTGCGGAGTATGTTAAGCCACTCCACTTTACCAGTGAATTTATGGATGGAAGCCCTTAAAACAAGACACATATTCTTAACGGGGTTCCCGATaaatcggtgcccaaaacaccgtatgaattatggatcGGGAAAAAGCCAACCCTGAATTATTTTCATGTATGGGGCTGTCTGCTGAAGCAAGGATTTTTAATCCGGTTATGGGAAAATTAGACCCCAAGACAGTCGTTGCCATTTTATTGGTTATCCTGACAAATCTAAAGCATATCGATTTTATTGTCCAAATCAGACAACGAAATTTGTTGAAACAAGACACGCTGTGTTCTTGGAAAGTGAtatgatgagggggagcatgaCTCCCAGAGAAATAGTCTTGGAAGAAAAACAGGAATATGTCCCGATGCCTGTAATCCAAGAGCCAGTGTTTCCAGTACATACTGAAATTGCACCTCAAGTTTCAGCTCCTGTAGCTGATGGTGCTCACATAACTGGACAACAAAAGGACCAAGAACAGCAATTACGAGTGTATTCAAGAAGGCAACGTGCTGCTAATGCAACACCTGCTGATACACCGGCGACTGTTCCAGATGTCACAACTAATGATGCTCTTATTGAAAATAATCAGCAGTCTCAAACTGTTATTAATGTGCCGAATAATGAGCCTCTTAGAAGGTCACAGCGGACTAGAAAGCCTGCTATTCCTGATGATTATCTCACCTACATGAGTGAGGATACAAATGAGCCAGTGTTGGATAATGATCCCACCTCATTTAAGGAGGCTATGGAAAGTGAATATTCGTCTAAATGGCTCGATGCTATGAAAGATGAAATGAAGTCCATGAGCACTAATGATGTATGGGACTTAGTAGAAATCCCTGAAGGAGCCAAAACAGTTGGATGCAAATGGGTCTATAAGACCAAACGTGACTCCAAGGGTGATATCGAAAGGTTTAAAGCAAGGCTTGTGGCAAAAGGATTCACTCAAAGAGAAGGGATTGATTATAATGAAACTTTTTCACCCGTCTCTTCGAAGGATTCATTCAGAATAATTATGGCACTCGTGGCTCATTATGATTTAGAGCTAcatcagatggatgtcaaaacggcatttcTAAATGGTGACTTACATGAAGATGTATACATGGCACAACCGGAAGGTTTTGTTAtggaagaaaataaacatttaggaTGTCATCTGAAGAAATCCATCTATGGTTTGAAACAAGCATCAAGAGAGTGGTATCTCAAATTTGATCAAGTCATAAAGAAATTTGGTTTTAAGGAAAATAAGAAGGACAATTGTGTTTATGTTAAGTTCAAGGGGAGTAATTATatcttcctgatattatatgttgatgacataCTCTTGGCCAGCAGTGATAAAAATATGTTGATGGAGACCAAGAGATTCCTGTCTTCAAAGTTCGATATGAAAGATCTCGGTGAAGCAACTTATGTTTTAGGAATTGAAATTCACCGGGATAGATCCAGAGGGATCTTGGGGCTATCTCAGAGAGCATATATTGAAAAGGTACTGAAAAAGTAcaatatgtataagtgctcggcctACTTTGCTCCTAGTGTTAAGGGCGATAAATTTGGGACTTTCCAATGCCCAAGAAATAATTATGAATCTGCGCAGATGAAGTCAATTCCTTATGCCTCAATTGTTGGGAGTATTatgtatgcacaagtgtgcactcgccctgaTTTAGCTTTTGTGACCGGGATGCTTGGCAGATATCAGTCCAATCCAGGTCTGGATCACTGGAAGGCTGCTAAAAAGGTCTTGCGTTATTTGCAAGGTACTAAAGGCCTCATGCTTACTTATGAGAAATCTGATAACCTCGAAATAGTGGGTTATTCAGATGCTGATTTTGCGGGGTGTGTTGATACTAAGAAATCCACATCAGGTTATATCTTCACCCTTGCAAAAGGAGCTATATCATGGAAAAGCTCAAAGCAAACTGTTACTGCATCGTCGACAATGCAGGCAGAATTTGTAGCATGTTATGAGGCAACCGGGCAGGCGGTATGGTTGAAGAATTTTATCCCGGCACTAAGAGTGATTGACAGCATTTCCAGGCCTCTCACTCTATCTTTGCGATAATCAACCCGCAGTGATATATGCGAGTAACAACAAGTCAAGTGCAGCTGGCAAATTTATTGACCTTAAGTATCTTGTTGTGAAAGATAGAATCCAGGATCAAACAATAGATATCAAGTACATTAGTACTAAATTTATGTTAGCGGATCCGCtcacgaaaggcttaccacccagcgtaTTTAGAGAGCATGTTGCCGGCATGGGTTTGGTTGAAAGCTTTTAATCCTGGAGAAGTTGGAACTATTATGGCACCATCTCCCAAAAAGGGGCTCATTTTGAGATCGGATGGGAACCATAGTCACTTGGTTTAGCAGTACTTAATTGACTGTTGTAACCTATTGTCTTGGTGTACCATTTTATCAAAAGATGAGTCTGTAATGTTTATGATGTTTATGTAAAGAATTATGTAAATTAAGTTAATATATGATGTGAATAAAGTTTATGGAGCTCATAAATTAAAGAGGTTCAttttgatatgaagtaatgtgctaTAGTCACTAGATTAAATGGTACCTAACAGACCATTATAATCTTTTCGTCTTAGTGCATTATTTTGTTGAAAAAATGAGCTTATAATGATCAGCCTtacgatcaagggggagaatgttggaTATTTTGGTGATCTAGGCTGCTCTCCTAGGTCAGATCTTTTTGGGTTGCTACAGTAGGACGGTGCTACAGTAGGGCGGTGCTACGATGGCATCGGCCACCTATCCTTATGTGTTGTCTTGATCGGAGACATCGATTTTGATCCAACGGTGCTGGTTCCCCTAGTGCATAGTGCTAAACATATATAAAGGGGTCAAATGACCCTAGAAGAGTGGAGAATACACGGCTGCTCTCAgttctctctctcactctctctctcacacaaattAAGCCACCGATCAGGCTAGCACTAAAGCACTGGGAAGAATCAAGCACAAGTTGCTCCATTTTGGTGTGAGCAATTAAACAAGAGGAGGCATGGCATCATCTTCAGACCAAGGTATTTCTGATCTTATTCTTTTGTGGCTCAAACTAGAGCTAGTTGATCCTGCTGGATCCAACACCCTGATCTGAAATGACATGGTGATGTTACTCCATTCGGATGAACGCCGGTGATCACAtgggtacgtgagcacgcggtTTCTATCCGACACGTGTCTAACGCTGTTTGTCTTGCCGTTAGTGCGTAATCATTAGATGGGAACGAGACTATGATCTAAAATAAAGCGGTCTGCTTTTATCCCCTTTCCTCTTCCACGGACGCACACAGGAACATCCACGCGCGCCATCATCCCCACTGTCCTACGCACCGGCGCAGCAGGTCGTGGTTTTTGACGTCGGAGGCGAGAAGCAGGCCGGCCACCGGCGTTGAGGTCGTCGTGGTCCACGCCATCTGGAGAACGCGCAACCGGGACATGACCTACATCTCGCAGCCACCGACATCGAGGTCGTCGCACAGCCGGGATGCGAGCAGCGGCCAGCGTTGAGGACGTCGCGCGACCGGGACACAGCTACAGCTCGCAGCCGGCGTTGAGGTCGACGCGCGTCCAAGACGCGAGCAGCCGGCGGCGCGGAGGTCGTCGGGCGGCCAGGACGCGAGCTGCATCTCGCAGCCGCCGGGTCGCGAGCAACTGCCGGCGTCGCGGTCGTCGCGCAGGCCGGCGGCTGGGATGCGAGCAGCCGACGGCGCGGAGGTCGTCGGGCGGTCGGGGTGCGAGCTGCATCTCGCAGCCGCCGTTGTTGAGGGCGTCGCGCGGCCGGGCCGCGAGCAGCTGCCGGCTCGACGAAGGGcggcgcggaggatctcgaggcaTGGAGGGCCACCAGGGTTGCCCTCATCCCCATCGCCGGCCCCGGGCGACCTCGGTAGCAGCGGGAGCGGAAGTGGATTTGTTGGCAGGAGGTAGAGGATCCGTTTGCAGTGATTCTTGGCTGAATTGATTCGTGTCGGTCGCTTCCGCCGTCGTGGAGCGCGCGCCGCGCGCGCTAGAGTAGCGAGGAGGGAGAAGTGCTGCGCTGATTTTGGCTGCCCCCTCGAGCCTCCACGGACTGATTTTGGCTGCAATGGTCACACTCATGCCCCTGGGTTGACTCGATTTGGGAGATGGATGTAGCCAGGATTTGAGAGATGTGAGATGTACGTAGCAGGGATGTAGCCAGGAGCATCGCTACTACGCGGAGGAGCTCGTCGGAGTGGCGGCAGAGGAATTGGCCGGCGCCTTTTCTCCATCTCCTCTAGCGGAGGAGCTGTTCGGAGTGGTCACAGAGTGGTCATGATTAGAGAACCACAAGGACGGGCCGGCTTTTTAGGCAGAAAAGCTATTCACGCCGTGTAGTCTCAGTGAGACAGAAATCGAATCTCAAAGCTGATCCAACGATGTTTAGACCGTGCTCACGTACCCCTCtgaacaccaaatccactctcttacTCCATTTGGGTAGACAAAGAGGTCAACTGATCAAGACTGCCGGCCAGTTAGGTGGCATATGTGCTTCGCAAAAAAAAAGGTGGCATATGTGCTTCGCAGCGGCAAATGCGGCATAATTAAACGAGTTCAATTACTCCCTCGAATGTATAACAAGTATCGAAATTTTAATTTTAATTAGCTCAAATTTGAATTTAACCTCTAAAATTAATTATGGATTGGACGGAATACCATAGTTAAGCTAGGTATGCTAATTTTTGGTCAGTTGGTGCGCATCGACAACAGCACGTACTAGAATAATTCGGGAGGGTTTGTCTAGGCTGCGAACGAGTTGAGTTCTTGCAAATTAGACTAGGCTCAACTCAGCTCGTACTAACATCCGCCGGGTGTGAATGTTAATTGAGTTTCCTGACTCTTCTATAAAGATATGTCGCCAAAGGCTAGTTCTGGCTGGTCTTGTTTTGATAACATCAACGAAACCTGATGTGAACCAGATCTGAACGAACACGCATGAATAACatttttattattttattttttgaggaACGAGCAGTCGAACTGCCATCCGATTAGATAAAAAAGAGTTTTAATTACAAAAGATCCGCTTGCGGACCGAAAACAAAGGATCAAAAAGGAAACCAAAAGCACTAGGCAGAATTCCCGTCCCCGGGATCCTGGGTGTGCGCATACGCCCTCTGGGCAATGTCCTCCTTGACAAGAGCCGCCACGGCCATCGGTTGCAATGCTGTGTTTTGAAACACCCGCCTATTCCTCTCCTTCCACACTCCCCACATGGAATAGATGATCGCACCGCTCGCCTCTCGCTTCTTTTCCTTTGGGAGGTGGGAGATCGTCTCATCCCACCAGTCGTTAAGCGACCTCCCGCCTGAAGGCGGTGGGACGCCGAAGGTCCCATTCCAAGCGAAGATTTGTTCCCTCACGGTGGTCGAGAAATGACAGTCAAGGGTGAGGTGCTACACCGTCTCTTGGtggatatggcacaacttgcagatCGGGTCATGTGGCCAACCTCGAAGCGCCAGATTATCGGCCGTGAGCACCTTGCCATGTAGAGCTAGCCACGCGAAGAATCTGCACTTGGCCTCGGCATGGCCCTTCCAGAACTTGGCCGAGCGGAAAGGAGCACAAGATCCCGTGAACTGGTAGCGGTAAGCAGAAGCCGTCGTGTAAACGCCTGATTCCGTCCATCTCCAGCGAATCAAGTCCGGGTGTGGCTGCAGTACCACCCCTTGCATGATTGTCCAAAGCGCAATGAACTGATGCAACTGCGCCATGGTCACAATGCGTGTAAGAGACCTGATTCAATTTTGCTGGTGGATCTCCTTTTGCACCGTTCTCCTCTTTCTAGTAGAGATGGCGAAGAGATCAGGGAAATGGTGGCGCAGTGCACCGCCCGGGCTCCACTGGTCGTGCCAAAAAAGGCACCTAGCCCCGTCCCCAAGCGTGATCACCGTCGAGGCGCGAAAAAGAGCCATGTCCGCATCGTCGCAAGGGTGGTTTGTCCCAACCCAAGGTCTGGCAGGGTCAGTCCAGGCGATCGATCGAACATTATTTCAGTCATTTTATTTTCCGTTTTTCTTTCGGTAGCTCTAATATTTGTAGAACAAGTGTTCTATCATAATAACTtggtgttagagcatctccactcgtctcccacaGAAGCCCCCCACGaccactttttttcatccggacgacgAAAAACGTCCCAGTTaggccccggttcctcgttttggtccggatttgagcctattttcgtccggactccccatgccatcctcggtttcccggggtCTTCCGGGGACTCCAGATGGAgcaaaaccaaccgcccacgcccacgtgtctcctctttcgtccggactctccgggccatcctcttttttcccgagaaacgccgcttggggagcacacgattGAAAATATACTgctccccaggccaaattttcGTCCAATCCGAAAATTTCGTCGGATTTGGGCGTGAAGAGCGCCAgccagtggggatgctcttaaagTGTGGTTATCGATCGATCCATCGATGTAGCTACCACCTATTCCAAACTAATTTCTCGGATAGAGGTGGACGTGGAGGCGCCGATCGGTGATGATCGATCTCCACAATTTCGTTGTGAGAGGGACGCTATGGATCAACACTCGATAAGTAGCAACCCAGCAACACGTGCGGCACGCGATGGTACAGTACCTGATGCGATGTTCAGCCCTCTCCCACTAGCAACTGTCGACGGTCACGCTCGCCGGCGATCCGGATACATATCCGGCCTGTCAGCCGGCGATACTGTCCCTTGCCATATGGCATCATCCTGCGGCGTACGTGGACTTTTAGCTGTCAGACGATGAAGCAGACCCGACGGGTGACGTGTACACAGATCGACAAGAAGAACCTTCCATGCATGCCGATatcttatctttttttttttttttgaacggggAAGGGCCTCAAAAGGCCCATGAAACTGCATTAAATATCAGCGGTAGACTTACAAGTTACATAAAGGACCTTCCCAAAGAAAGAAATAATAACAAGGTCCCAACTTCTTTCGA includes the following:
- the LOC127309879 gene encoding uncharacterized protein; translated protein: MLNGIEQLNGSNYVTWKEKLEITMALLNIDYALLNDPPEVPKENNENYEALKKEYDIIKAKWDDSNRKCLMMIKGSITQSMRGALPDCETAKGYFAKIEHQFKGSSKVYATSLIRRLIDEKYDPTGSLREHIMKKCNMAAKLKSMEMEISNGFLVHFIMSSLPPQFDPFMINYNAMDVKWEIDEMMARCVQEEERLKADRIDHVNQFGHSQKKKYRKFVNEYVKPKPYKFKEKGQSSKGSQRKKPRKSA